In the Colius striatus isolate bColStr4 chromosome 3, bColStr4.1.hap1, whole genome shotgun sequence genome, GGTACAACCTTTTCTCTATGGAAAGGTACCTACTGCATTTCTggatacaattttttttcttttaggattGATAAATGTAATATGAACTCCAATTTGATATCAACATTTCATCCTGTTTCCCATCTCTAGAGGCTGATAGTATGTCTGGAAGAGTCTCTTTATATTCACAACATACGAGACATGAAGGTATTACATACAATCAGGGAGACGCCTCCCAATCCTGCAGGTAAGGATGTTGTTTGAAGCTGGCACAACTCTGAAAAGTGCACTGTGATGTTTCCTACAGGGAACTGTAGCATTTTTAATTCCACTTTCAAATAAAAGTAACAATTAAATGTACAGGTGTTGTCTTTAAAGCCTGACCATTTGGTCCAGGTGAGGTTTTCGAGGACAAGTAGCAGACTCTGCCTTAAACTGCACGTCCCCAGTATTTTAGTCTCCTACATTGGATGTGTTGAAATGTTAGGAAGTAAAGATAAAAGCTGGATTTTTGCAGTACTTCGTGTAGTTAAAGGCTTTGTCAGGTTAATGCTTTAGTAGTCATGGCAGACATGGGAGTTCTACTGCTTAATCAGTTATTATAGCTCTATTTGgtattcttccttttctaatCTATATTAAACTTTTAAGTACTTGAATATGTTGCACTCTTAGATTACTCATCCTTGTTCTGATTCTGTGGCTACCTTGTGAAGATAACTTATCTTTGTAATATTCAAATGCAGAGtcaaagttttgttttcatgcCTTGGAATTTGCTTCTTTCTAATACTGTCTGATTCCCTTCTAGGGTTGTGTGCTTTATCAATAAACAATGATAACTGCTACCTGGCCTATCCAGGAAGTGCAACGATTGGAGAAGTACAAGTCTTTGACACCATCAATCTGGTAAGGATCTCCAGGAATGCTGTTTCCACCTCTGAAGTTTTTGGAAATGACTCTGAGAGGAATTACTAGACACTCAGGTTCCTGTATGTCAGATTGCACTAGCTCTCATAGCTAGGCTCCACAGAATGTCAGCAAAGGAAATAGAGGTGCTAATACTAAATTTGAGTAGAGTTGAACAAATAGGGGGAGCAAAGTAAATCAACTTCTATTTGAATTGTGTTTTAAGTGTCCTTCTACTGCTTGTACTCTCCATGCACATGCTTCACTGATAACTTTATGTACTTGTTACTTAAACAAATGTCAGAGCTGTTGTCCATAAAGCATGACCCACACTTGCCTCAAATGCTCTTCAATGTGCAGTCTTAAGCTGCCAACATGTAACTTTTAACCTGTGCTGTACTaaagttctattttttttgtttcactcctgcagagagctgctAATATGATCCCAGCTCATGATAGTCCCTTGGCTGCTTTGGCATTTGACGCAAGTGGTACTAAACTTGCCACTGCATCTGAAAAGGTAAGATGGCTTTTTATTGACTTGCCAAAGATGATAAATACTAAATCTGTTTCTAAGCATTTCAAGGAAGTTTAAGCAAGTAAAATTCTCTGTGCATGTgccaaaaaaagaagtgttgcAGTTACAATGGCAAATATTAAGTTAAGAACTGTTAATGATGTTTGACACAATTTCCATGCTGTGAAGTGTTGGATAATAAGGtcattatttaaatacattttaatgtgGCTGTAATCAGGGCAGTCCATTAAGTGTTTCTCCCTTTAGTGGAGGATACTTATTAGAAATTAGTTGTCTTGCTTTGATGCTGACAATGAAAACAAGACAGTTAAAGTCAGAATAGAGAGAAGTGTCTTGTCAGTCTTTGGCACACAGTGGCAAATTGTCTGTCTCGGCCATATAAATTAGAAAGTCTGAAGCCTCTGCTAATGGAGCATTGAATATAAAAGAATATAAAGGTGCAGCTGATTGCCCGTGATAAAGGCACAGGTGACTATACTTGTGTTACTTGCCCAGTGTGGTCATTTACATGATCAAATATGATAAGAAAGGCTGTTCTTATGCATAGCTTGTTCTCTACATTAGTAACTCCCACCTCTTGTTGTTTCTCTACTCTTCAAACACATCCTACGAACAAACTCCATAAATACTTCATGCTGGTATGTGGCATGCACCAACCACAAGACATTAACAGCAAAATGCTTTGCTGCTCGTAGTTGGACTCTGCTCACTGGAGCTGATCCACAGTGACTGAACTGGGAATTAAAAATTACTTGattctcttgttttgttttgttttctttccagggGACGGTAATAAGAGTGTTTTCCATTCCAGAGGGACAGAAACTCTTTGAATTCCGAAGGGGAGTGAAGAGGTAAAGTTCAGTTGGGCTAATTACCTGAAGCTCAGTTCCTTATGGTAGATCTCCAGTATGTTCTACAGTTGAGCTGACAACCTGATTTTTGCCTATTTTCGTCTTTATTCACCTCTACTTGTTTACTTACAACAGTTTCAGCTTGAATGTCTTCCAGTTCCACTCCTTTGGACTTGACTATTCTACAAATCAATCCTGTCAGAATTGTACTCCctcttgccttttaaaaatgtattggtGAGGGAATCGATGGCTCACGTTTTGTAATCCTGTTGTGTTCTTATGGCAATCGGAGGCAGTACATCTAATATTCTCACCCTCTTCTAAATCCTACTAGTGCTGTGATTGATAGCCATTGTGGAATGGTACTATGGCTTGTAGTAGTAGTAACTCTAGTTCTACTGCACTTTATCAGAGGTAAGACTAAGTTCAGATTGTTCCTAACCAATCCCCGTATCTGGTACACATCAGAGCTGAACATCATCTATGGGGATCTTATCTTCTGGAAGCACTTGGGAGCATTGGAGCATTCAGAATGCTTACTGTGGAAATGTTCCTTTCTCTTATTTGCAAAACAGTCACGAGTGAGAAATCTGCTTAATTATTTAGCCAACCAAATACTTGGTCTTAATTGCAAATCACCTGCAGTCACTGACAGAAGAGCAGATGAGCCTGCCATGCAGCCACAGTTCCTCCCAGCTCTCACCGTGCAGCTCATGTGCATATGATGGAGCTTCTCAGGGGTGAATGTGCAGGAAGGCTCCTACCTACCAAAATGGAGAAGTTCTTCTCTCATTTAAGACAGTTACAATGAGTTAGTTAATGCTGCCTTGCTTCTTACACCAATTGGTACAGTActagaatgtaaaaaaaataacttcattgttttttcttttctttgtattgTTTCCTCTAGGTGTGTGAGCATCTGTTCGTTGGCTTTCAGCATGGATGGCATGTTTCTGTCTGCATCCAGTAACACAGAGACAGTGCATATCTTCAAACTTGAGACTGTGAAAGAAAAGTAGGTTTCAGAGGTGccttagatttttttccagaaaaaggCTTTGAAATTGATTATACTTGACTTGAGCTTTGATGAGCTCCACAAAGTATGGACAGACTTCCTTTGAATGCTGCCGTACAGTAAAGTGCATAAGAAGTCCCTCATGAATCAGCAACTGTAGCtgagctgtgtgctgctctcCCAATGAATAGAAAAGGTAGTTCTGCCAAAGAGAAGTTGGCCATCCTTGGCAGAGCAGTGTGGAGTTGTAACATTTCCAGTTAGATTTGTGTATCACTTCTGAAATTCTTACTGAGAGCTACCTCAGCAGTGCCTTCCAGCTGCCTATAGGGCTCTAAAAGGCACCAAGTTGTAAAATGTTCCTATTTACGATTTGAAAGGACAATCTCGCTTGGTCATTGGAAACAGTCATTTGCTTAGTGATAAATGGGTGAATAAAGTCTTGAAATGTAGGTCTTGTCTTGTATAATGAGCCTTATGAAATGCAGTTTTATAAGCAGAAGTATCAGTTTACAATCAAACGTACTTAAATAACAGGTATTACAGGACATGTTGTGCCCTGTGGCATAAATGGAGTATGTCAGAGTTCTCAAGGGTGTTGGTTGtttctgaagagaaacaaagagctGTTGTCTATCTTCAGAAGTAAAAAGATGTTTCATAGTGTTTACACACCATCCTCTCTATGTGAAGGTGAAGTCGGTCACTCTTCTCTCTTGCAGACCTCAGGAAGAGCCTACAACCTGGACAGGTTACTTTGGAAAAGTGCTGATGGCCTCTGCAAACTATCTGCCCTCTCAAGTAACAGAAATGTTCAACCAGGGCAGAGCCTTTGCTACAGTCCGCCTGCCCTTCTGTGGACACAAAAACATCTGTGCACTTGCCACGTGAGTAAAGAGATGGAGCCTTCACTCACCACCCTGCTGGGCTATGTTGGGGTAGCACACAGATCTCCCATAATCATTTCAAAACCTCTTCCAGCTTAAGAGCATTGTGTTAGAGCTACCACCTCCCCGTCCTGTGAGGAGGGGATGGAGAGGTAAAATGTTGGGGTGAGAATAGACTATTTCAAAGTGTTGTTCAAAGGTGgct is a window encoding:
- the WIPI2 gene encoding WD repeat domain phosphoinositide-interacting protein 2 isoform X2; translated protein: MNARLIVCLEESLYIHNIRDMKVLHTIRETPPNPAGLCALSINNDNCYLAYPGSATIGEVQVFDTINLRAANMIPAHDSPLAALAFDASGTKLATASEKGTVIRVFSIPEGQKLFEFRRGVKRCVSICSLAFSMDGMFLSASSNTETVHIFKLETVKEKPQEEPTTWTGYFGKVLMASANYLPSQVTEMFNQGRAFATVRLPFCGHKNICALATIQKIPRLLVGAADGYLYMYNLDPQEGGECTLMKQHKLDGSMEPANEILESASHDRPLVAQTYSAAVAKAYTDDLGAVGGACLEDETNSLRLDEDSEHPPMILRTD
- the WIPI2 gene encoding WD repeat domain phosphoinositide-interacting protein 2 isoform X3, which gives rise to MKVLHTIRETPPNPAGLCALSINNDNCYLAYPGSATIGEVQVFDTINLRAANMIPAHDSPLAALAFDASGTKLATASEKGTVIRVFSIPEGQKLFEFRRGVKRCVSICSLAFSMDGMFLSASSNTETVHIFKLETVKEKPQEEPTTWTGYFGKVLMASANYLPSQVTEMFNQGRAFATVRLPFCGHKNICALATIQKIPRLLVGAADGYLYMYNLDPQEGGECTLMKQHKLDGSMEPANEILESASHDRPLVAQTYSAAVAKAYTDDLGAVGGACLEDETNSLRLDEDSEHPPMILRTD